A part of Melittangium boletus DSM 14713 genomic DNA contains:
- a CDS encoding serine/threonine-protein kinase, which produces MLPTVIGPYRVLETLGSGGIGTVYRALDGRSNELVALKLLSGGPTMDSRAAKRLLREFETLVDLSHPNVVKVYDTGFFKNSPYLVMELIEGLTLRDYLALQGSDMASPPSGAHLASADVSVSRDPGSDDSGCLPFNLSAFAEEAPSEELAALRRSHSDAAARRPVATKSSWEDSNSYSSDADPLDFEPPDEEDSGDAPGKSEKVQRLEELNRPERVGRLKDSLLQVCEALAYIHAHGLVHRDLKPSNIMVDEDRQVRLMDFGLAKFLADDAGMTLEGRLVGTFRYMPPEQILGEPLDGRADLYSLGVVLYELLTGRPPFDARTPVNLWHKVLETEPPPLLALNQRGDPQLARVAHRLLRKEPDDRYQTAEEVYEALSE; this is translated from the coding sequence ATGCTTCCCACGGTCATCGGCCCCTATCGTGTCCTCGAGACGCTCGGCAGCGGAGGCATTGGGACCGTCTACCGGGCCCTGGATGGACGGTCCAACGAGCTGGTCGCCCTCAAGCTGCTGTCGGGCGGCCCGACCATGGACTCCCGGGCGGCGAAACGGCTGCTGCGCGAATTCGAGACCCTGGTGGACCTGTCCCACCCCAACGTGGTGAAGGTCTACGACACCGGGTTCTTCAAGAACTCCCCCTACCTCGTCATGGAGCTCATCGAGGGGCTGACCCTGCGCGACTACCTGGCGCTGCAGGGCTCGGACATGGCGTCGCCCCCGAGCGGCGCCCATCTGGCCTCGGCGGACGTCTCCGTGAGTCGGGATCCAGGATCCGACGACTCGGGTTGCCTGCCGTTCAATCTGTCGGCGTTCGCGGAGGAAGCACCCAGCGAGGAACTGGCGGCCCTGCGCCGGAGCCACTCCGACGCCGCGGCCCGGCGGCCCGTGGCGACGAAGTCCTCCTGGGAGGACTCGAACTCCTACTCGAGCGACGCGGATCCCCTGGACTTCGAGCCTCCCGACGAAGAGGACTCCGGCGATGCGCCGGGCAAGAGCGAGAAGGTCCAGCGGCTCGAGGAGCTCAACCGGCCCGAGCGCGTGGGCCGGCTCAAGGACTCCCTGCTCCAGGTGTGCGAGGCGCTCGCGTACATCCATGCCCATGGCCTGGTGCACCGCGACCTCAAGCCCTCCAACATCATGGTGGACGAGGACCGGCAGGTGCGGCTGATGGACTTCGGCCTGGCGAAATTCCTCGCGGACGACGCGGGCATGACGCTGGAGGGCCGGCTGGTGGGCACGTTCCGCTACATGCCGCCGGAGCAGATACTGGGCGAGCCCCTGGACGGGCGGGCGGACCTCTACAGCCTGGGCGTCGTCCTCTACGAGCTCCTGACGGGCCGGCCTCCTTTTGACGCCAGGACCCCGGTGAACTTGTGGCACAAGGTGCTCGAAACCGAGCCCCCGCCCCTGCTGGCCCTCAACCAGAGGGGAGATCCCCAGCTGGCGCGGGTGGCGCATCGACTTCTCCGCAAGGAGCCGGACGACCGGTACCAGACGGCGGAGGAAGTCTACGAGGCACTCTCCGAGTGA
- the tsaB gene encoding tRNA (adenosine(37)-N6)-threonylcarbamoyltransferase complex dimerization subunit type 1 TsaB, whose protein sequence is MFLTLDSSTLTLSLALVEREGEGLRVLEHVVVAPPRKQSEALPGVVGELLARHGVALASLEGLGIGLGPGSFTGLRIGLSCVKGLAYAAGLKVAGASSLAAVALEGPEGPPLFSLAVARKDDLYLGPYRRVGSRVEALGPEEAMSPEAVAERLAAEPEALVLGPALPEYRAALERLGVAPARLLDAPSFPSAVALARLIHLPETQSLEQLFALEPHYVRASEPERNPKFPPLPGPAPTARLKED, encoded by the coding sequence ATGTTCCTCACGCTCGACAGCTCCACCCTCACGTTGTCCCTGGCCCTGGTGGAGCGGGAGGGGGAGGGGCTTCGCGTGCTCGAACACGTGGTGGTGGCCCCGCCCCGCAAGCAGAGCGAGGCGCTGCCCGGCGTGGTGGGCGAATTGCTCGCGCGGCACGGCGTGGCGCTCGCGTCCCTGGAAGGGTTGGGCATCGGCCTGGGGCCGGGCTCCTTCACCGGGCTGCGCATCGGCCTGTCGTGTGTGAAGGGGCTCGCGTACGCGGCGGGCCTCAAGGTCGCCGGGGCCTCGTCGCTCGCGGCCGTGGCCCTGGAGGGACCCGAGGGACCGCCGCTCTTCTCGCTCGCGGTGGCGCGCAAGGATGACCTCTACCTGGGGCCCTACCGGCGGGTGGGCTCGCGCGTGGAGGCCCTGGGACCCGAGGAGGCGATGAGCCCCGAGGCCGTGGCGGAGCGCCTGGCCGCCGAGCCCGAGGCGCTCGTCCTGGGGCCGGCCCTGCCCGAGTACCGCGCGGCCCTGGAGCGCCTGGGCGTGGCGCCCGCGAGATTGCTCGACGCGCCGTCCTTCCCGTCCGCGGTGGCGCTGGCGCGGCTCATCCACCTGCCCGAGACGCAATCGCTGGAGCAGCTCTTCGCCCTCGAGCCGCACTACGTGCGCGCCTCGGAGCCCGAGCGCAACCCGAAGTTCCCGCCGCTGCCCGGACCCGCGCCCACCGCTCGTCTCAAGGAAGACTGA
- a CDS encoding isoprenyl transferase: MDRLAAPPSLTALERLVRERPLPRHVGIIMDGNGRWAETRGLPRMEGHREGSTSVREVTRCARRVGLEALTLYAFSSQNWSRPAEEVAALMDLLREYLESEREEILENGIRLNAIGEVDKLPRFVKEPLERLRAETAHNTGMVLTLALSYGGREELLQAARRVAEAASRGELRPSDLDTQGFESYLWTHDLPSVDLVVRTSGEQRMSNFLLWQMAYAELCFSDVLWPDFRTEAFLRCLAQYQQRERRFGLTSAQLKREDSQRAKA, translated from the coding sequence ATGGACCGCCTCGCCGCACCTCCTTCTCTGACCGCGCTTGAGCGACTCGTGCGGGAACGCCCCCTGCCGCGTCACGTGGGTATCATCATGGATGGCAACGGGAGGTGGGCGGAGACGCGGGGCCTGCCGCGGATGGAGGGCCACCGCGAGGGCTCCACCAGTGTGCGCGAGGTGACCCGCTGCGCGCGCCGCGTGGGGCTCGAGGCCCTGACCCTCTATGCCTTCTCCTCGCAGAACTGGTCGCGCCCCGCCGAGGAGGTGGCCGCGCTCATGGACCTGCTGCGCGAGTACCTGGAGAGCGAGCGGGAGGAAATCCTGGAGAACGGCATCCGGCTCAACGCGATTGGCGAGGTGGACAAGCTGCCGCGCTTCGTGAAGGAGCCCCTGGAGCGGTTGCGCGCGGAGACGGCGCACAACACGGGGATGGTGCTGACGCTGGCGTTGTCCTACGGGGGGCGGGAGGAACTGCTCCAGGCGGCGCGCCGGGTGGCCGAGGCCGCGAGCCGGGGCGAATTGAGGCCCTCGGACCTGGACACCCAGGGGTTCGAGTCCTATCTCTGGACGCATGATCTGCCGTCCGTCGATCTGGTGGTGCGCACCAGCGGCGAGCAACGCATGTCCAACTTCCTGCTCTGGCAGATGGCGTACGCGGAGCTGTGCTTCAGCGACGTGCTCTGGCCGGACTTCCGCACCGAGGCGTTCCTGCGCTGTCTGGCGCAGTACCAACAGCGCGAGCGGCGTTTCGGTCTCACCTCCGCGCAGCTCAAGCGGGAAGACTCCCAACGGGCCAAGGCGTGA
- the rseP gene encoding RIP metalloprotease RseP yields MFQGFGLFIILLGVLVTVHELGHFLVAKACGVKVLRFSVGFGPKLFGFTKGETEYQVALLPLGGYVKMAGDSPHEELEPGDAERGFLNAPPWKRALIVAAGPGASLLFPVLIYFFVFVGAREATSTKVGFVDPAMPAAAAGIRAGDRITAVEGEPVRTFEDMREAFIGRFDRPIPVTLEREGKSQTVHVTPRRIVESSPVDSVERGLIGVQPIRRPAVVGVPPGSPAAQAGLRSFDRVLSVNGVSILDEAALHAEAVKHEGVLELTVQRALPVEVGAVTGHVPSVVTVKVPKQPGADGFAALGAEPSDMYVAAVFPDSAAQKAGLQAGDRLVSFNGEPLRSFNVLAGELSTLKDKPFSLTWRSAGDGQEHTQTLAQSVRTSKDEIGTELSRLELGLRPWIPSVAELSPEDTVTVNVGVGEAMRDAVVVVPRIVGQMVKVIGGLITGNVSPKTLGGPVMMYQLASKSAEQGRDSFLHLMAIISINLGVMNLLPIPILDGFQLLSAFWEGIRRRPIPVRVREMANVVGLILLMALMGMAFFNDITR; encoded by the coding sequence ATGTTTCAAGGTTTTGGCCTCTTCATCATCCTGCTCGGCGTGCTCGTCACCGTCCACGAACTGGGCCACTTCCTCGTGGCCAAGGCCTGCGGGGTGAAGGTTCTGCGCTTCTCCGTGGGGTTCGGCCCCAAGCTCTTCGGCTTCACCAAGGGCGAGACGGAGTACCAGGTGGCGCTGTTGCCCCTGGGCGGCTACGTGAAGATGGCGGGGGACTCGCCTCACGAGGAGCTGGAGCCCGGGGACGCGGAGCGGGGCTTCCTCAATGCTCCCCCCTGGAAGCGCGCGCTCATCGTGGCGGCGGGACCCGGCGCGAGCCTGCTCTTCCCCGTCCTCATCTACTTCTTCGTCTTCGTGGGGGCGCGCGAGGCCACGTCCACCAAGGTGGGGTTCGTGGATCCCGCCATGCCCGCGGCCGCCGCCGGCATCCGCGCGGGAGACCGCATCACCGCCGTGGAGGGCGAGCCCGTCCGCACCTTCGAGGACATGCGCGAGGCGTTCATCGGCCGCTTCGATCGGCCCATTCCCGTCACGCTCGAGCGCGAGGGCAAGTCGCAGACGGTCCACGTGACGCCGCGGCGGATCGTCGAGTCCAGCCCCGTGGATTCGGTGGAGCGGGGACTGATTGGCGTGCAGCCCATTCGCAGGCCCGCGGTGGTGGGCGTGCCCCCGGGCTCTCCGGCGGCGCAGGCGGGGCTGCGGAGTTTCGACCGCGTCCTGAGCGTCAACGGCGTGAGCATCCTGGACGAGGCGGCGCTGCACGCGGAGGCGGTGAAGCACGAGGGCGTGCTGGAGCTCACCGTGCAGCGCGCGCTGCCGGTGGAGGTGGGCGCGGTGACGGGCCATGTGCCCTCCGTCGTCACGGTGAAGGTGCCGAAGCAGCCGGGCGCGGATGGCTTCGCGGCCCTGGGCGCCGAGCCCTCGGACATGTACGTGGCCGCAGTGTTTCCCGACAGCGCGGCGCAGAAGGCCGGGCTCCAGGCGGGAGACCGCCTCGTGTCCTTCAACGGCGAGCCCCTGCGCTCCTTCAACGTCCTGGCCGGCGAGTTGAGCACGCTCAAGGACAAGCCCTTCTCGCTCACCTGGCGCTCGGCCGGGGACGGGCAGGAGCACACCCAGACGCTCGCCCAGTCCGTGCGCACGAGCAAGGACGAGATCGGCACGGAGCTGTCGCGGCTGGAGCTGGGACTGCGGCCGTGGATTCCCTCGGTGGCGGAGCTGTCTCCCGAGGACACGGTGACGGTGAACGTCGGGGTGGGCGAGGCGATGCGCGATGCCGTCGTCGTCGTGCCCCGCATCGTCGGGCAGATGGTGAAGGTCATCGGCGGACTCATCACCGGCAACGTGTCGCCCAAGACGCTCGGTGGACCGGTGATGATGTACCAGCTCGCCTCGAAGAGCGCCGAGCAGGGCCGGGACAGCTTCCTGCACCTCATGGCCATCATCTCCATCAACCTCGGGGTGATGAACCTGTTGCCCATCCCCATCCTCGATGGCTTCCAGTTGCTCTCGGCCTTCTGGGAGGGTATTCGCCGTCGGCCCATTCCGGTCCGGGTGCGCGAGATGGCCAACGTGGTCGGCCTCATCCTGCTCATGGCCCTGATGGGAATGGCCTTCTTCAACGACATCACTCGCTAG
- a CDS encoding amylo-alpha-1,6-glucosidase: MKEIIRVEDQYYILATAAHDELSRVLKCDDTFALFDRSGNIRALGRQEQGVYHEGTRFLSRLELRVNGQRPLLLSSSVVQGNTLLAVDLTNPDIRVGGKVVIPHGSIHIFRARFLGSGTCHERLRVQNFGQEPASLELSLEFDADFRDIFEVRGTRRDHPRPEPSARVDGDAVVIAYQGLDKVQRTTRVSCQPKAVKLDAQSFHFQVRLEPHQEQSFYVTVACAADKPAATLPSYDEALLGEVHARDELVERQCRLFTSNTLFSEWLDRSVADLRMMTTRTEHGFYPYAGVPWYSTPFGRDAVITAFQALWLQPSLAAGVLRFLAATQARALEPERDAEPGKILHEMRRGEMAALGEIPFGRYYGTVDATPLFLMLASAYYQASADKALIESLWPSLELAVRWMREWGDLDQDGFLEYSVRAKRGLSNQCWKDSWDSVFHANGTLAEGPLALCEVQGYAYAALKSMAELAESLGRPEQGRGWRSDAERLRQRFEDVFWCDDLNLYALALDGRKRPCRVRASNAGHCLYTGIASEDRARRIARTLTQPEFFSGWGIRTVAEGESLYNPMSYHNGSIWPHDNALIAAGFARYGLMEHATQVFQALFEASLTFDLRRIPELYCGFVRRAGEGPTLYPVACSPQAWAAGSVLMLLGACLGLELDAPHRRLKLNRPILPPFLDEVRIDRMQVGDAMVDLVFHRYDTGAGVDVLRRHGDLEVIIVK; encoded by the coding sequence ATGAAGGAGATCATCCGAGTCGAGGATCAGTATTACATCCTGGCCACCGCCGCTCATGACGAACTCTCGCGCGTTCTCAAGTGCGACGACACCTTCGCCCTGTTCGATCGCAGCGGCAACATCCGCGCGCTGGGCCGGCAGGAGCAGGGCGTGTATCACGAGGGAACGCGCTTCCTGTCCAGGCTGGAGTTGCGTGTGAATGGGCAGCGGCCGTTGCTGCTGAGCTCCAGCGTGGTGCAAGGCAACACCCTCCTGGCGGTGGACCTCACCAATCCCGACATCCGGGTGGGCGGCAAGGTGGTGATTCCCCACGGGAGCATTCATATCTTCCGCGCCCGGTTCCTGGGGTCGGGCACCTGTCACGAACGCTTGCGCGTCCAGAACTTCGGCCAGGAGCCCGCCTCGCTGGAACTCTCCCTGGAGTTCGACGCGGATTTCCGAGACATCTTCGAGGTGCGTGGCACCCGGCGGGATCATCCAAGGCCAGAGCCCTCGGCCCGGGTGGACGGAGATGCGGTGGTGATTGCCTATCAAGGTCTGGACAAGGTGCAACGCACGACACGGGTGTCTTGCCAGCCCAAGGCCGTGAAACTCGACGCACAGTCGTTTCACTTCCAGGTGCGGCTCGAGCCGCATCAGGAACAGTCTTTCTATGTGACGGTGGCGTGCGCGGCGGACAAGCCGGCCGCGACACTCCCGTCCTACGATGAGGCCCTGCTCGGGGAGGTCCACGCCCGGGACGAGCTGGTGGAGCGTCAATGCCGGCTCTTCACCTCCAATACCCTGTTCAGCGAGTGGTTGGATCGTTCGGTGGCGGACCTGCGGATGATGACGACCCGCACCGAGCACGGCTTCTACCCCTACGCGGGAGTGCCCTGGTACAGCACCCCCTTCGGGCGCGATGCGGTGATCACCGCCTTTCAGGCCCTCTGGCTGCAACCCTCGCTGGCGGCGGGGGTGCTGCGCTTCCTGGCCGCGACCCAGGCACGGGCCCTCGAACCAGAGCGCGACGCGGAGCCTGGAAAGATTCTCCACGAGATGCGCCGGGGGGAAATGGCGGCGTTGGGTGAGATTCCCTTCGGGCGCTACTACGGCACGGTGGATGCCACGCCCTTGTTCCTGATGCTCGCCAGCGCCTACTACCAGGCGAGCGCGGACAAGGCGCTCATCGAATCGCTGTGGCCTTCCCTGGAGCTGGCCGTGCGGTGGATGCGCGAGTGGGGAGACCTGGACCAGGATGGCTTCCTCGAGTACTCCGTGCGGGCGAAGCGGGGCCTGAGCAACCAGTGCTGGAAGGACTCCTGGGACTCGGTCTTCCACGCGAACGGGACGTTGGCCGAGGGCCCGCTCGCCCTGTGCGAGGTGCAGGGCTATGCCTATGCGGCATTGAAGAGCATGGCGGAGCTCGCCGAGTCGCTGGGCCGCCCGGAGCAGGGGCGTGGCTGGCGCTCGGATGCCGAGCGGCTTCGGCAACGCTTCGAGGACGTCTTCTGGTGTGACGACTTGAACCTCTACGCGCTGGCGCTCGATGGGCGGAAACGTCCGTGCCGGGTGAGGGCGTCCAACGCGGGGCACTGCCTCTACACGGGCATTGCCTCGGAGGACCGGGCCCGGCGCATCGCGCGCACCCTCACCCAGCCGGAGTTCTTCTCGGGATGGGGCATTCGCACGGTGGCCGAGGGAGAATCGCTCTACAACCCCATGAGCTATCACAATGGCTCCATCTGGCCTCATGACAACGCCCTCATCGCGGCGGGGTTCGCCCGATACGGCTTGATGGAGCACGCGACGCAGGTGTTCCAGGCCCTCTTCGAGGCGAGCCTGACCTTCGATCTGCGCCGCATTCCGGAGCTCTACTGTGGCTTCGTGCGCCGGGCGGGCGAGGGCCCCACGCTCTATCCCGTGGCCTGCTCTCCGCAGGCATGGGCCGCGGGGTCGGTGTTGATGCTGCTGGGGGCTTGTCTCGGACTCGAATTGGACGCGCCCCATCGCCGCCTGAAGCTCAACCGTCCAATACTGCCGCCCTTCCTGGACGAGGTGCGCATCGACCGGATGCAGGTGGGCGACGCGATGGTGGACCTGGTCTTCCACCGTTACGACACGGGCGCCGGGGTGGACGTGCTGCGGCGCCACGGCGACCTCGAGGTGATCATCGTCAAGTAG
- a CDS encoding RluA family pseudouridine synthase, producing the protein MNASATTHTLVVEQDKVGQRVDLFIGEALGLSRAKLKKLFDAGAVKVDGRAAKKGLLVAAGQRISVVVPEERREVVPEPDAPLAVLREDDTLVFLDKPAGTPSHPLQPGETGTVANALVARHPECAGASEDEREGGLCHRLDIETSGVMVAARTREAWTAVREAFGGRSVDKHYWALVTGPLADEGEIDLPLRHHPRHPDRVEPAVEGGEGAREAHSEFRVLAREGEYSLVEVRISTGVLHQVRAHLAAVGAPIVGDTLYEGREEPGLGRFFLHARALGLTHPVTKKPVRVESPLPPELRAVLERHALTVTG; encoded by the coding sequence GTGAACGCGAGCGCGACGACGCACACGCTGGTGGTGGAGCAGGACAAGGTGGGTCAGCGGGTGGACCTCTTCATTGGAGAGGCGCTGGGGCTGTCGCGCGCGAAGCTCAAGAAGCTCTTCGACGCGGGCGCGGTGAAGGTGGACGGCCGGGCGGCGAAGAAGGGCCTGCTGGTGGCGGCCGGACAGCGCATCAGCGTGGTGGTGCCCGAGGAGCGGCGCGAGGTGGTGCCCGAGCCGGACGCGCCCCTCGCGGTGCTGCGCGAGGACGACACGCTCGTGTTCCTGGACAAGCCCGCGGGCACGCCCTCGCATCCGTTGCAGCCGGGAGAGACGGGCACGGTGGCCAACGCCCTGGTGGCGCGCCACCCCGAGTGCGCCGGGGCCTCCGAGGACGAGCGCGAGGGCGGGCTGTGCCACCGGCTGGATATCGAGACGTCCGGGGTCATGGTCGCGGCCCGCACGCGCGAGGCCTGGACGGCGGTGCGCGAGGCCTTTGGCGGGCGCTCCGTGGACAAGCACTACTGGGCGCTGGTGACGGGACCGCTCGCGGACGAGGGGGAAATCGATCTCCCCCTGCGCCACCACCCCCGGCATCCGGACCGGGTGGAGCCCGCGGTGGAGGGCGGCGAGGGCGCGCGGGAGGCACACTCGGAGTTCCGCGTGCTGGCGCGCGAGGGTGAGTACAGCCTCGTGGAGGTGCGCATCTCCACGGGCGTGCTGCATCAGGTGCGAGCGCACCTGGCGGCGGTGGGCGCCCCCATCGTGGGCGACACCCTGTACGAGGGCCGGGAAGAACCGGGCCTCGGCCGCTTCTTCCTGCATGCCCGGGCCCTGGGACTCACCCACCCGGTGACGAAGAAGCCCGTGCGCGTGGAAAGCCCCCTGCCCCCGGAACTGCGCGCCGTGCTGGAGCGGCACGCGCTGACCGTCACGGGTTGA
- a CDS encoding septal ring lytic transglycosylase RlpA family protein, with protein sequence MRRLFVAATVGWGLWVSAGCASRSAREGGVDSASSTKGYLEEGLASYYGAKYNGRPTASGEKLDPKKLTAAHRTLPFGTCLRVVNMENGRSVEVRVNDRGPFVEGRVVDVSQVGAERLDLLKKGLARVRLYRCDARTSSLSVVPFESRAG encoded by the coding sequence ATGCGTCGGTTGTTCGTGGCAGCGACGGTGGGGTGGGGGCTGTGGGTCTCGGCGGGTTGTGCGTCGCGCTCGGCGCGCGAGGGGGGCGTGGACAGCGCGTCCTCCACAAAGGGGTACCTGGAGGAGGGGCTGGCCTCGTACTACGGCGCGAAATACAACGGCCGGCCCACCGCCAGCGGGGAGAAGCTGGATCCGAAGAAGCTCACCGCCGCGCACCGCACGTTGCCCTTCGGCACGTGCCTGCGGGTGGTGAACATGGAGAACGGGCGCTCGGTGGAAGTGCGCGTCAATGACCGAGGTCCCTTCGTGGAGGGCCGGGTGGTGGACGTGTCGCAGGTCGGGGCCGAACGGCTCGATCTGCTCAAGAAGGGGCTCGCGCGGGTGCGCCTGTACCGCTGCGATGCGCGCACGTCGTCGCTCTCCGTCGTCCCCTTCGAGTCCCGGGCGGGGTAG
- a CDS encoding phosphatidate cytidylyltransferase, whose product MNEKNKNLVIRIVSGLVLLPIVLFLLFKGGLYTAALLGLASAICASEYYLITQKTLSPAAWVGMVLAGLLPFMAVRAPERTGEGAFWVTAFYLLFAFTYHLIRGPLQEAPTRVAHLVTGFLYGSVGLTALCAVRLLPDGMAWVIAALVITWANDTAAYFAGRFLGRHKLYPAVSPNKTWEGFAGGLVGSVGGMFIARLIFPVFTPADCLILGVFGGILGPIGDLCESMLKRAYGVKDSGRVIPGHGGILDRIDALLFNAPLVFVYLTFVRGLLP is encoded by the coding sequence GTGAACGAGAAGAACAAGAACCTCGTCATCCGGATCGTATCGGGGCTGGTGCTGCTGCCGATCGTCCTCTTCCTGCTCTTCAAGGGTGGGCTGTACACCGCGGCGTTGTTGGGGCTGGCCTCGGCCATCTGCGCGAGTGAGTACTATCTCATCACCCAGAAGACGCTGTCGCCGGCGGCCTGGGTGGGGATGGTGCTCGCCGGGCTGCTGCCCTTCATGGCCGTGAGGGCGCCCGAGCGCACGGGGGAGGGGGCCTTCTGGGTGACGGCCTTCTACCTGCTCTTCGCCTTCACCTATCACCTCATCCGCGGACCTCTTCAGGAGGCGCCCACGCGGGTGGCCCACCTGGTGACGGGGTTTTTGTACGGCTCGGTGGGGCTCACGGCCCTGTGCGCCGTGCGCCTGTTGCCGGATGGCATGGCCTGGGTCATCGCCGCGCTCGTCATCACCTGGGCCAACGACACCGCCGCCTACTTCGCCGGCCGCTTCCTGGGCCGGCACAAGCTCTACCCGGCCGTCAGCCCCAACAAGACGTGGGAGGGCTTCGCCGGTGGGCTCGTGGGCTCGGTGGGTGGCATGTTCATCGCCCGGCTCATCTTCCCCGTCTTCACCCCGGCGGACTGTCTCATCCTGGGCGTTTTCGGCGGCATCCTCGGGCCCATTGGCGACCTGTGCGAATCCATGCTCAAGCGCGCATATGGAGTGAAGGATTCCGGCCGTGTCATCCCTGGGCACGGGGGCATCCTGGATCGCATCGACGCGCTGCTCTTCAACGCACCCCTCGTGTTCGTCTACCTCACCTTCGTGAGGGGCCTGCTGCCGTAG